Proteins encoded together in one Musa acuminata AAA Group cultivar baxijiao chromosome BXJ3-6, Cavendish_Baxijiao_AAA, whole genome shotgun sequence window:
- the LOC135640900 gene encoding patellin-3-like: MADEAQSKAHDAAPAAEAVVSEAPAEEKVAVTEAPPAVTAPEAVVAEEAEKPAEEAAPEAGEKKPKAEEGAAPAETTEAPSVSLKEESTAVPDPVDPEKKALDDFKQLVQAALANNEFAPPPPPPSPPTPPAKEEESAPAKEEESKPEEPAAPATEEPKIETQEPPKPAETETPAPPVAAEEETVPPVKVEPLPPPPTPVEEKVVAADEDGAKTVEAIEETVVAVTAPPPATTEEVTPAAEEATKEQPAETPAPPPAEPPEEVFIWGVPLVGDEKCDTILLKFLRARDFKVKDAMAMLKNAVIWRKQFGIEALLEEDLGLPELEKAVFMHGVDKEGHPVCYNVYGEFQNKELYEKAFGDEEKRQKFLKWRIQYLEKGIRELLDFSPGGISSMVQVTDLKNTPRLGKHRQATKQAVTLLQDNYPEFIAKKVFINVPWWYLAFNRMISPFFTQRTKSKFVFAGPSKSAETLFKYIAPEQVPVAIGGLSKENDPDFTTADAVTEVTIKPSSKQSIEIPVPETTLLVWELRVLGWEVSYGAEFVPSAEDGYTVIVQKTRKLIATDEPVIKTSFKIGEPGKVVLNIENPTSKKKKLLYRSKAKSSAEST; encoded by the exons ATGGCGGACGAAGCCCAAAGCAAGGCACACGATGCGGCACCCGCGGCGGAGGCCGTCGTCTCTGAGGCCCCGGCGGAGGAAAAGGTGGCGGTGACCGAGGCGCCGCCTGCGGTAACCGCTCCTGAGGCGGTGGTGGCGGAGGAGGCCGAGAAGCCTGCCGAGGAGGCGGCGCCGGAGGCTGGGGAGAAGAAGCCCAAGGCGGAGGAGGGGGCGGCGCCGGCTGAGACCACTGAGGCACCGTCTGTCTCCTTGAAGGAGGAGAGCACCGCCGTTCCTGACCCCGTCGACCCCGAGAAGAAGGCCCTCGACGATTTCAAGCAGCTCGTGCAAGCTGCCCTTGCGAACAACGAGTttgctcctcctccacctcctccgtcTCCACCTACGCCTCCGGCCAAAGAGGAGGAATCGGCTCCAGCCAAGGAGGAGGAATCCAAGCCTGAAGAGCCCGCTGCCCCTGCTACGGAGGAACCCAAGATTGAGACCCAAGAGCCTCCGAAGCCAGCGGAGACGGAGACACCCGCCCCGCCGGTGGCAGCCGAGGAGGAAACCGTCCCACCTGTAAAGGTGGAGCCTTTACCTCCCCCGCCAACACCAGTGGAGGAGAAGGTTGTCGCAGCCGATGAGGACGGCGCCAAGACAGTTGAAGCGATCGAGGAAACCGTCGTCGCCGTCACCGCCCCTCCTCCGGCTACCACCGAGGAGGTCACTccggcggcggaggaggcgaCAAAGGAGCAGCCAGCCGAGACCCCTGCTCCACCACCGGCGGAACCGCCGGAGGAGGTGTTCATCTGGGGCGTCCCGCTCGTCGGCGACGAGAAGTGCGACACCATCCTCCTCAAGTTCCTCCGCGCCAGGGACTTCAAGGTGAAGGACGCCATGGCGATGCTCAAGAACGCCGTCATCTGGAGGAAGCAGTTCGGCATCGAGGCCCTCCTCGAGGAGGACCTCGGCCTGCCGGAGCTGGAGAAGGCCGTGTTCATGCACGGCGTCGACAAGGAGGGCCACCCCGTGTGCTACAACGTCTACGGCGAGTTCCAAAACAAGGAGCTTTACGAGAAGGCCTTCGGCGACGAGGAGAAGAGACAGAAGTTCCTGAAGTGGAGGATCCAATATCTGGAGAAGGGAATCAgggagctcttggacttctctccCGGTGGCATCTCATCCATGGTTCAGGTGACCGACCTCAAGAACACGCCACGGCTCGGGAAGCATCGCCAGGCTACGAAGCAGGCCGTCACCCTGTTGCAGGACAACTACCCTGAATTCATCGCCAAGAAG GTGTTCATCAACGTTCCGTGGTGGTATTTGGCTTTTAATCGGATGATAAGTCCCTTCTTCACCCAGAGGACCAAGAGCAAGTTTGTCTTCGCTGGGCCATCCAAGTCGGCAGAGACTCTATTCAA GTACATAGCGCCTGAGCAAGTGCCGGTTGCAATTGGAGGCCTAAGCAAGGAGAATGATCCAGATTTCACTACTGCTGATGCTGTCACCGAGGTTACCATTAAGCCCTCATCAAAGCAATCCATAGAAATACCAGTTCCTGAG ACAACCCTCCTGGTCTGGGAACTCCGCGTCTTGGGATGGGAGGTCAGTTACGGTGCTGAGTTTGTGCCAAGCGCAGAGGACGGGTACACGGTGATCGTGCAGAAGACAAGGAAGCTGATCGCTACTGATGAGCCTGTCATCAAGACCTCTTTCAAGATCGGTGAGCCCGGAAAAGTAGTTCTTAACATCGAGAACCCGACatccaagaagaagaagctcCTCTACCGATCCAAGGCTAAGAGCTCTGCCGAATCAACATAG